The following is a genomic window from Malus sylvestris chromosome 12, drMalSylv7.2, whole genome shotgun sequence.
TCGAAGGACATTTTCGTAAATTAATTCacactttaaaattataaaaaccgaAATTTTTTGGGACGGGTCGTTACATTGCTTATAGGCAGTATAGATTATAGATTATTGATAACATGTCAATATGTTTTGTTAGTTACAATGATATCAACACAATATTAAGAACATAACAATTTGTTCTCTAATAAAAAGGTGAAGGATGCAGTCCCCTTTCTCTCTACCGATATTGTCATTAAGTGATAACATGTTGATACATTTTGTTGGCTACAATGATATATCAACATAATATCAAGAACACATCAACAATCCATTTTATAAGCGGACTATATATCTAACAGCCAATGTATATGGCATGGTGATAATAAACCAAAAGTTTTATGCTAAATGTTGAACAGAAATCTTGTTTATAAGCTTTGACAGGAGGTGAGATTCAAGTTACAAAACAGAGAAGATTGTGACGGAAGGGGCATAGAGAGATCTATCTTTTGTCGACTTGGTTGAGCTTGCCAAGGCCATTGCAACGAGCACAGACGATCTGAGCCTCGTCCTTCCTCGCTGCATTTGCTCTCAAAGCTGCCCCTCCCTTCCGAACGAAACCTGCCCCGTCGCATTCTGGACACCTGAAGAATCAACACAGCAAGCACAATTCAAGCTTCcatatttagggttttaaaTATCCATAAAAATGGAATCATGCTTAGCAAACAAGGAAACCAATGAAATAATTACAGGTCCTTCCGCGAGAAGAGGATTGGAAATGCAGTTCCAAGCAAagcaacagcagcagcaccGGCAATCAGGTAGGGCGTTCCATCAGCTGATACATCTCCAATGGCAGCAACCACCGTCAACGATTTCTTCTTTTCAGAGTGCATTCTGAAGAGG
Proteins encoded in this region:
- the LOC126593321 gene encoding uncharacterized protein LOC126593321 → MGSMSSPLTMISAQPLKQSAAAVGRSPSLFRMHSEKKKSLTVVAAIGDVSADGTPYLIAGAAAVALLGTAFPILFSRKDLCPECDGAGFVRKGGAALRANAARKDEAQIVCARCNGLGKLNQVDKR